ACCAGATGCGATTTCCAGGTTTTCTCGTTTGGCGCATGGGCTTCCGGCTCTTTGCCCGGACCAAAGCCGATCACCGGAATGCCGTGACGTCCCATAATCGAGACGCCGTTGGTGGAGAAGGTCCACTTATCGACCACCGGCGCTTTGCCGAACAGCCCTTCATAAGCATTAACCAGCGCTTTGACGGTGAAGTGATCCTCTTCGACTTTCCAGGTCGGGAAGTAGCATTCGGTTGGATAAACTAATCCGGTCCAGGATGGGCGGTCATAGTTGTACATCGACACCACCGCATTGGCTTTTTGCACGGCGGGCAGGGCGCGGATTTCGTCCAGCGCGCCTTCCCAGGTTTCGCCCCAGGTCAGACGGCGGTCGATGGAGACCGCACAGCTATCCGCCACCGCGCAGCGGCTTGGCGAGGTGAAGAAGATCTCGGAAACCGTCAACGTGCCCTTGCCGAGGAATTCGTCGTAAGCCAGATGCTGTGACAAATCCTGCAATTCATTGAGAATCGGCCCCATCTTGAAGATCGCGTTATCGCCGCGCTCTGGTGCAGAGCCGTGACAGCTGACGCCCTGTACATCAACGCGGATTTCCATACGCCCGCGCTGTCCGCGATACACCTGACAGTCGGTCGGCTCGGTGCTGACGACAAATTCCGGGCGAATGCCCGACTGCTCGATAATGTACTGCCAGCACAGGCCGTCGCAGTCTTCTTCCTGCACGGTACCGGTCACCAGAAGGGTGTACTCATCTTCCAGGCCGAGGTCTTTGATGATCTTCCCGGCATACACCATCGATGCCATGCCGCCTTCCTGATCGGAAGTGCCGCGTCCGCCGATCAGCTCATCGGTTTCCATGCCTTCATACGGGTCAAATTCCCAGTTCTTAATATTGCCGATCCCCACGGTATCGATATGGGCGTCCATCGCCACCAGCCGCGGGCCATGACCGATATAACCGAGAATGTTGCCCATCGGGTCGATCTCGACTTTATCGAAGCCGACTTTTTCCATCTCCTGTTTGATGCGGTGAACCACGCGTTTTTCATCGCAGCTCTCGCTGGGGATGGCGACCATATCGCGCAGGAAGCGCGTCATGTCGGCCTGGTAGTGGTGTGCTTTTTCCAGAATCAGTTTAAAGGGAATGTGCTTAGCCATTGTTGTTCTCCAGTTTTCACTCCCGTATCTCCTTGGGAGCCTGTTCTTATAGGGGGATTACGGGGTGACCGGATGTTTGCCTTCCCAGACCACTTCGCGATAGTGCTTCACGTCGGTGTCGCCTTCGGTGCTGATAACCAGCACGATGGCGTCTTTATCCAGCGCCAGTTTTTCCATCAGGGCCTGACGCTGCGGGTGATGGTGTACGGCGGCCAGAACGCCCAGGCCTACGGCGCCGGACTCGCCGGAGATCACTCGCGGATCGTCGCCATACGGATTACCCAGCACGCGCATACCCAGCGCGGCGACGCTGTCCTGGCAGGAGATAAACTGCGTGGCGCAGTTGCGCAGAATTTCCCAGCCGAGCGGGTTAGGTTCGCCACAGGCCAGACCGGCCATGATGGTCGCCATATCGCCGCCGACGTTGACGATGTCGCCCTTAACGCCCGAGCGATAAATGCAGTCGGCTTTATCCGGCTCAACGATAATGCTGCGCAGGTTTTGCGGGCCATAAACATCCACCAGGTAGCCCAGCACGCCGCCCGCCATCGCGCCGACGCCAGCCTGGAGCAGCACGTGAGTCGGGACCACACCCATTTCGCGCATCTGCTCCACGGCTTCATCGGCAAGCGTCGCGTAGCCCTGCATAATCCAGGTCGGAATTTTGGTGTAACCTTCCCAGGCGGTATCCTGCACCACCTCCCAGCCGTTTTGCTGCGCGTGTTGCATGGTCAGACGAACGGTGTCGTCATAGTTCATATCGGTAACGATGCATTCAGCGCCGAGGTTAAGAATGGCGTCGACGCGCTCCTGAGCGGAGCCTTTCGGCATATAAATCACCGCATGTTGCCCGAGCTGCTGCGCGGCCCAGGCGATGCCGCGACCGTGGTTGCCATCGGTAGTGGTGGCAAAGGTCATCTTTTCGCCGATGGCGTTTTTGAGCTGCGCGAACGAGAGCGTCTCGATATCAAGGTGATATTTCTCGCATAGCAGGCGGGCGATGGCATAGGCACCGCCGAGCATTTTGAAGGCGTTCAGCCCAAAGCGTTTTGATTCATCTTTGACGAGAATTTTTTTCACGCCAAACAGGCTGGCAAGACTGTCCAGCGCGCAGAGCGGCGTTGGGCGGTAGCCCGCAATTTGCTGGTGGAACTGGCGCGCCACTTTGGCCTGTTTTTGCGAAAAAAGGGGCGACGTTTCACCGTTATAAAAATGGTTGTCGGCAATATCGATCTTCAGTGTGAAAACGGACATATCCTATCCTTATTGGCCTCCGGAAGGGAAAGCCGACCGGCGGGTCGGCTCGAGGGTTATTTCATGCGCTGTTGCGCTTCTTTCAACAGTTGTTCCAGCAGGACGCCGGGCTTCGGATATTTGCGGGCGAGGATCATCGCGGCGATGATGTAAGGCTTCCAGCTGGCCTCTTTATAAGTGGCGATGCGGTATTTTTCGAACACACCTTCGGTAACTTCGCCCTCTTTACAGGAGACGCCGCTGATATCGGCTGGCAGGCAGTGCATATACAGCGCTTCGCCGTCGCGGGTTAGTTCCATCATCTCTTCGGTGCAGTGCCAGTCTTTATGCTTCGCGTTCTGCTCCAGACACTGTCTTTCCAGCTCTTTCAGTGCGGCGTGGTCGTTAGCGCGCAGTAATTCGGTACGTTCTTCCATCACTTTGTAAGGGGCCCATGACTTTGGATAGACGATGTCGGCGTCCTTAAAGGCCTCTTCCATGCTGGTCACCTGGCGGAAGCTGCCGCCGGAGGCGTTGGCGTTGCTTTTCGCCACTTCGATAACATCGGGAATCAGGTCATAGCCTTCCGGATGCGCCAGCGTGACGTCCATACCGAAGCGGGTCATCAGGCCGATAATCCCCTGCGGTACGGAGAGCGGTTTACCGTAGCTCGGGGAATACGCCCAGGTCATGGCGATTTTTTTGCCTTTGAGGTTTTCCAGCGAGCCAAAGTGCTCGCGCAGCCAGGCCAGATCGGCCATCGCCTGCGTCGGGTGGTCGATATCACATTGCAGGTTAACTAACGCCGGACGCTGCGGCAGGACGCCCTGCTTGTAACCGTCGTCAAGCGCTGCGCCGACTTCACGCATATAGGCGTTGCCCGCGCCGAGATACATGTCGTCGCGAATACCGATCGCATCGGCGCAAAACGAGATCATGTTGGCCGTTTCGCGGACGGTTTCGCCGTGGGCGATTTGCGATTTGCCTTCATCGAGATCCTGCTGGGCGAGGCCGAGCAGGTTGAGGGCCGAGGCATAAGAGAAGCGGGTACGGGTGGAGTTATCGCGGAAAACAGAAATCCCTAATCCGCTGTTGAAGACTTTGGTCGCGATATTCTCAGCGCGTAGCATCTTCAGCGCGGCGGCGACGTCGAGGACTTGCTTCAGTTCATCCGGCGTCTGCTCCCACGTTAATAAAAAATCCTTCTCGTGAAGGTGCGAGGTCAGCGAATTGATATCCTTTATCAGCTCATTAACAGTTTTCATTATAAGGTCCCGGTAGTGGAATGACGGCAAGGTGGCTTAACGGCTGTGACTGCGCGATATCACAGCGATACCATCAACTAACAATAAGTGTGCCAGGATTAATTCAAGGCGGCGTTAGTCCTATTTTAGGGCGGTTATTTGTGGCTGCGATCACAAATTAACAATGTTATTGGTGGGAATTAATCGACGTAATCGTTTGGCTTTTTAAATATCATTTTTCATCGCCATAAAGAGAATGAGAATAATATTAAGGGGCGGGGAGTAAATCGTCATATTGATAAATGCGCTGGGGTAATTCTCATATTGATATAGAAATGTGACACCTCTTGCATAATTATCATGACAAAATGATAAACCCCCCGCTTTTTATCAAAGCCGTTTTTTTCTGAGTTAGTATCATAGCCCTCTTGCAGTCATCGATATCCTCAACGATCTACCGCTTAAGTGATGCCGGAAGGTAAGTCTATGGTCCTCGCAACAACGCAATCCGTTTTGATGCAGATTCAACCGACTATTCAGCGCTTTGCCAGAATGCTGGCCAGCGTTTTGCAACTTGAGGTAGAGATTGTCGACGAACACCTGTGCCGCGTGGCGGGTACCGGCGCCTACGGCAAGTTTCTGGGGCGTCCGCTAAGCAGCAATTCAAGGCTATTGCGCTTTGTTCTGGAAACCCAGCAGGAAAAGGTGGTCACCCATTCTCGCCACGATCCGCTCTGTGAAGGATGTGACAGTAAAGATAATTGCCGTGAGAAAGCCTTTTTGGGCACGCCGGTTATTTTACAAGACCGCTGCGTGGGGGTGATAAGTTTGATTGCCGTTACCCATGAACAGCAGGAGCATATTAACGATAATCTGCGCGAGTTCTCCGATTACGTTCGCCATATATCGACCATTTTTGTTTCGAAACTTCTGCAAGATCAGGGCGGCAATGACAGCATCAGTAAAATATTCGCGACGATGATCGAGAATATGGATCAAGGGGTGCTGGTTATTGATGAAGATAATCGGGTGCAGTTTGCTAATCAAACGGCACTGAAAATACTCGGGGTGATGCAAAACACCATGACGGGTAAATCCGTGCGCTTCAGACCGCTCACCTTTGAAAGTAATTTTACGCACGGGCATATGCAACATATTGTTTCGTGGGATGATAAAAGCGAACTCATAATTGGTCAGCTGCATAATGTTCAGGGGCGGCAATTATTCCTGATGGCCTTTCATCAGTCGCATACCAGTACCGTCGTGGCGTTAGCCGATAATGAACCGCATATTGAGCAACTGGTCGGTGAGTGTCGGGTGATGCGCCAGCTTAAGCAGTTGATTGGTCGTATTGCCCCTAGCCCTTCCAGCGTGATGATTGTCGGCGAAAGCGGTACCGGGAAAGAGGTGGTCGCCCGGGCAATTCATAAGCTCAGCGATCGCAAAAATAAACCTTTTATCGCTATCAACTGCGCTGCAATTCCGGAGCAACTGCTGGAAAGCGAACTGTTTGGCTATGTGAAAGGCGCATTTACCGGGGCCTCCGCCAACGGTAAAACCGGTCTGATTCAGGCGGCCAATAGCGGGACGCTATTTCTTGATGAGATTGGCGATATGCCGCTGGTGCTCCAGGCGAAGCTGCTGCGGGCTATTGAAGCGCGGGAAATTCTGCCTCTCGGCGCCAGCAGTCCGGTGCAGGTGGATATCCGCATCATCTCCGCCACCAATCAGAACCTCGGGCTGTTTATTGCCGAGGGTAAATTCCGCGAAGATCTTTTCTACAGGCTTAACGTCATCCCGTTAACCCTGCCGCCACTGCGTGAACGTCAGGATGATATCGAGCTGCTGGTGCACTACTTCCTGCATCTGCATACCCGTCGGCTTGGCCTGGTTTACCCCGGCATCGCCCCGGATGTGGTGACGTTGCTGAAGTATCATCGCTGGCCGGGCAATCTGCGGGAATTGAGCAACCTGATGGAGTATCTGGTTAACGTTGTTCCTTCGGGAGAGGTGATTGATAGCACGCTGCTGCCACCGAATCTGCTCAATAACGGCAAAGCGCCCGAGCGTGATATCGCGCCCGCTGAGGTGCTGCACGTGCTGGCCGACGACGCCGGAGGCACCGCGCTTGAGGAGATGGAGAAACAGATGATCCGCGAAGCGCTGTCCCGGCATCACAATAAAAAACAGGCGGCGGACGAGTTGGGCATCGGCATCGCTACGCTCTATCGCAAGATTAAGAAATATGGATTGCTGAACGTCTGAACGGCACCTTTCCCGGAGGCGATGCTGCGCATCTGTCCGGGCTACCAAACCTGCATAGCGAACCCGTAGCCCGGGCAAGGCGCGTCGAGCGCCGCCCCCGGGATGAAGTGGGCAGAAGATAGCAGAGTGTCCCGGAGGCGATATCCGACGCGCGTTATTCCTGCTTCTCGCAGGCCTGTACGGCCTGGAGGATCATCTGATAGCCGGTGCAGCGGCACAGGTTTCCCGCCAGCCCCCGGCGGATCTCCAATACGGTTAGCGGTTGGTTGCGCGGTTTGGCGAGCATGGCGGTGGTCGCCATAATCAATCCCGGCGTGCAGAACCCGCACTGAACGGCCCCCGATTCTGCATAGGCTTTTTGCACCGGTGACAGCCGCCCGGCCTGTTGCTCTCCCTCCAGCGTGCGAATCTCCTTGCCTGCGGCCCAGACAGCGAGATACAGGCAGCTGTCTATCGCCGTTCCATCAATCAAAACGGTGCACGCGCCGCACTCCCCGACGCAGCAGCCGTGTTTCACGCTCAATAACCCCTGTTCGCGCAGCAGCTCGGAGAGCGGCATACCCGGCGAGACGCTTAGCTGAAAGGCCATTCCGTTGATTCGACATTCGATGGTGATTCTGTCGCTGTGATTCATTGCCATTCTCCTCCCGCCGCGATCACGGCTTCGCTGACCACTTTTTTTGTCATCGTCTGGATAAGGTGCAGACGAAATGCTTTGCTGGCGCGCCAGGAGGAGCGCGGGGTGACGTCCTGCAATACCGCTTCGCCGAGTGTCTCGAGGGTTTGCCGGGTTAATGGGGCGTTTTGCGCGCTCTGTTCAGCATGTTGGCAGCGGATGGGCGTGGGGGCGGCGACTCCGAAGGCCAGCCGCAGCTCGCGAATGCGCCCTCCCTCCAGACAACAGCGCGCGGCACAGCCGATGGTGGAAATATCCATGGCATCGCGCATGGCATATTTATAGTGTGCGCTGCCGGTAGATGAGGTGGGCTGGGCAGGAAAGTGAAACGCCACCACCAGCTCGTCGTGCTCAAGGGATACCTTGCCGGGGCCGGTGTGGAAGCCGTTGATCGGCGTAAAGCGCGCGCCTTTCGACGAATGGATCTCCAGCGAGGCCTCGTAAATCAGCGTCGGGGTGGCAGAGTCGGCGCTGGTCGCTCCGTTGCAAATATTGCCGCCGTAGGTGGCGACGTTACGAATTTGCGGTCCGGCGATTGACGCAGAAGCCGCGCTGAGAGCGGGAAGATGGCGCTGGACTAAGGGATTGTCGATAAGCTCGCTGAAGGTGGTGGCGGAGCCGATGCGAATCCCGCCATGCTCAGTGAGGGTAATGCCGCGCAGCTCCGCTAAGGCGTTGATGTCCACTATATGGCGATAACGAGCGTTGTGATGGTGAAGCTGAATTAAAACGTCAGTGCCGCCCGCGAGCAGTTTCGCCTGCGGATTGTTTGCCAGCAGCGCGATGGCCCCGGCGATATCCGGGGCGCGATGGTAGGTCGCGATATCAAACATAGTCTTATCCTTTAATCAAACCCGCTTCGTGAAACGCCTCGAACAGCCGTTTTGGCGTCAGCGGTAGCGTATCGACAGCGACGCCCGTCGCCATTTTGACCGCGTTACGAATGGCGGCGGCAATGGGAATAATCGGCGGCTCGCCGAGCGATTTATGCCCGTAGGCGGATTGCGGCTCCAGCGTTTCAACGAACGCGCTCTCCAGTTCCGGGAGATCGAGCATGGTCGGCATTTTGTAATCCAGCAGGTTGGGATTACGCACCACGCCGCTGTCGGCATCGATAATCATCTCTTCAAACAGCGACCAGCCGATGCCCATCCCCATTCCGCCATGCACCTGACCTTCCGCCAGCTGTGGATTCAAAATATGACCAGAGTCGTGGACGTTAAGGATCCGGTTAATCGTGACTTTACACAGGGCAAGATCGACGCTCAGGTCAACAAACGTGCAGCCGAAGGCTGGGGGATTAGTGGTGGTTTTCACCGAGCTTTCCGCCGACAGCTGACTGCCGCGTTCCGGATGATAAAACGCGTCCATGGCCAGGTCTTTCAACGACAGCAGCGGGTGAGCGGGGCGATCGATAAGGACGATATTGCCGCCGATAAGCGTCAGGCTCATGGCCGACTGATGCAGTATGACAGCGGCGTGCGTGAGGATTTTTTCTTTCAATTCCAGCGCCGCTTTGCGCAGAGCGGGCGCGGTGGTATAGCTTTGCCGCGAAGCAAACGCGCCGGGATCGAACGGGGTGACATCGGTATCCTGGGTCGAAATCACGTGTACATTGCTCACCGGGACGCCGACGGTCTCCGCCACCATCTGCGCAAACACGGTATCGGCCCCCTGACCAATTTCCGTCGCGCCGCTCTGGACGTTGATCGTCCCGTCCTGATTCATCAGCAGGCGAACCCCGGCGATCTCAACGCCGACCGGCCAGGTGTTGGAGGTATAGCTAAAGCAGGCGACGCCGACGCCGCGACGGATATCGCCGCGCTGATTTTGATATTCTGCGCGGCGCTTGTCCCATTCAAACAGTTCGCGGCCTTGTTGCAGGCACTCCGGCAGCCCGGCGCTGTAGATAATTTTGCCGGTGAGCGGGTTGGTGTCCCCTTCGCGGGCGACGTTGAGTAAGCGGACATCTATCGGGTCGAGCCCCAACGCGGTAGCGGCATCATCGATCATTGCTTCCACCGCAAAGACCACCTGCGGCGCGCCGTATCCGCGCATCGCGCCCGCCGAGGGCAGATTGGTATAGCAGGTGGTGGAGCGGTACCCGTAGGCGCTGCGTGGATAGAGATACGCTACTTTGTTGCCGCCCGCCGAGGCGATGGAGTGGCCGTGCGAAGCATACGCCCCGGTGTTAGACAGCACGTCGAGACTGTAGCCTTTTAAGATGCCGTCGCGATTGATGCCCATCCGTCCGTCGATGGTAAACGCATGTCGCGTGCGGGAGGCGAGAAAGCACTCTTCGCGGCTGAGCGAGACCTTCACCGGAATGCCGCCGAGCTTGCTGGTCAGGAAGGCCGCCATAGGTTCTTCCAGTACGTCCTGTTTATTGCCAAAACCACCGCCGACATAGGGCTTAATAACCCGCACGCAGGACCACGGAATGCCGAGCGCCTGACCGACGACCCGGCGCACGATGTGGGGGATCTGGGTGCTGGTGACGATGGAGATGCGGGAATCCTCTTCCATCCAGGCAAATGAGGTGACGGTCTCCATATGGCAATGCTGGATGACCGGCGTTTGATAGTGCCCCTGAATCTGCAGTTCTGCGGTTTCAATCGCCCCGGCAACGTCTCCGGCGGCCATTTCACTCTGTTTGAGCAGGTTGCCGCCGGGATGGATTTCGACGGCCCCCTCCGCCAGCGCGGCCTCCGGGGTGGTAATCACCGGCAATGGCTGCCAGTCGACCTTAACCAGCAGCGCCGCTTTCTCGGCGGTCAGTTCGTCCCTGGCCACCACAATCGCCACCGCGTCACCATGATGACGGACGTGACGGGTCAGCAGATAGCGGTCGGCGGCGTCGCGTTTACCCGCCTCCAGCGTCCAGGCGTGGCCTGCGGTGGCAAACGCAATATCCGGCACATCTTCCCAGGTAAATACCGCCAGCACGCCGGGCACATTTTTGGCATCGTCGCAATTGATGCTGTTGGCAAAGCCATGCGCGATGGGGCTGCGAACATATTTGGCATAACACATGCCTGCCATCACGTAA
This Klebsiella sp. RHBSTW-00484 DNA region includes the following protein-coding sequences:
- the xdhB gene encoding xanthine dehydrogenase FAD-binding subunit XdhB, with amino-acid sequence MFDIATYHRAPDIAGAIALLANNPQAKLLAGGTDVLIQLHHHNARYRHIVDINALAELRGITLTEHGGIRIGSATTFSELIDNPLVQRHLPALSAASASIAGPQIRNVATYGGNICNGATSADSATPTLIYEASLEIHSSKGARFTPINGFHTGPGKVSLEHDELVVAFHFPAQPTSSTGSAHYKYAMRDAMDISTIGCAARCCLEGGRIRELRLAFGVAAPTPIRCQHAEQSAQNAPLTRQTLETLGEAVLQDVTPRSSWRASKAFRLHLIQTMTKKVVSEAVIAAGGEWQ
- the xdhC gene encoding xanthine dehydrogenase iron sulfur-binding subunit XdhC produces the protein MNHSDRITIECRINGMAFQLSVSPGMPLSELLREQGLLSVKHGCCVGECGACTVLIDGTAIDSCLYLAVWAAGKEIRTLEGEQQAGRLSPVQKAYAESGAVQCGFCTPGLIMATTAMLAKPRNQPLTVLEIRRGLAGNLCRCTGYQMILQAVQACEKQE
- the dpaL gene encoding diaminopropionate ammonia-lyase; this translates as MSVFTLKIDIADNHFYNGETSPLFSQKQAKVARQFHQQIAGYRPTPLCALDSLASLFGVKKILVKDESKRFGLNAFKMLGGAYAIARLLCEKYHLDIETLSFAQLKNAIGEKMTFATTTDGNHGRGIAWAAQQLGQHAVIYMPKGSAQERVDAILNLGAECIVTDMNYDDTVRLTMQHAQQNGWEVVQDTAWEGYTKIPTWIMQGYATLADEAVEQMREMGVVPTHVLLQAGVGAMAGGVLGYLVDVYGPQNLRSIIVEPDKADCIYRSGVKGDIVNVGGDMATIMAGLACGEPNPLGWEILRNCATQFISCQDSVAALGMRVLGNPYGDDPRVISGESGAVGLGVLAAVHHHPQRQALMEKLALDKDAIVLVISTEGDTDVKHYREVVWEGKHPVTP
- the xdhA gene encoding xanthine dehydrogenase molybdenum-binding subunit XdhA, whose protein sequence is MESREATVTGESCMRVDAIAKVTGRARYTDDYVMAGMCYAKYVRSPIAHGFANSINCDDAKNVPGVLAVFTWEDVPDIAFATAGHAWTLEAGKRDAADRYLLTRHVRHHGDAVAIVVARDELTAEKAALLVKVDWQPLPVITTPEAALAEGAVEIHPGGNLLKQSEMAAGDVAGAIETAELQIQGHYQTPVIQHCHMETVTSFAWMEEDSRISIVTSTQIPHIVRRVVGQALGIPWSCVRVIKPYVGGGFGNKQDVLEEPMAAFLTSKLGGIPVKVSLSREECFLASRTRHAFTIDGRMGINRDGILKGYSLDVLSNTGAYASHGHSIASAGGNKVAYLYPRSAYGYRSTTCYTNLPSAGAMRGYGAPQVVFAVEAMIDDAATALGLDPIDVRLLNVAREGDTNPLTGKIIYSAGLPECLQQGRELFEWDKRRAEYQNQRGDIRRGVGVACFSYTSNTWPVGVEIAGVRLLMNQDGTINVQSGATEIGQGADTVFAQMVAETVGVPVSNVHVISTQDTDVTPFDPGAFASRQSYTTAPALRKAALELKEKILTHAAVILHQSAMSLTLIGGNIVLIDRPAHPLLSLKDLAMDAFYHPERGSQLSAESSVKTTTNPPAFGCTFVDLSVDLALCKVTINRILNVHDSGHILNPQLAEGQVHGGMGMGIGWSLFEEMIIDADSGVVRNPNLLDYKMPTMLDLPELESAFVETLEPQSAYGHKSLGEPPIIPIAAAIRNAVKMATGVAVDTLPLTPKRLFEAFHEAGLIKG
- a CDS encoding sigma-54 interaction domain-containing protein, which translates into the protein MVLATTQSVLMQIQPTIQRFARMLASVLQLEVEIVDEHLCRVAGTGAYGKFLGRPLSSNSRLLRFVLETQQEKVVTHSRHDPLCEGCDSKDNCREKAFLGTPVILQDRCVGVISLIAVTHEQQEHINDNLREFSDYVRHISTIFVSKLLQDQGGNDSISKIFATMIENMDQGVLVIDEDNRVQFANQTALKILGVMQNTMTGKSVRFRPLTFESNFTHGHMQHIVSWDDKSELIIGQLHNVQGRQLFLMAFHQSHTSTVVALADNEPHIEQLVGECRVMRQLKQLIGRIAPSPSSVMIVGESGTGKEVVARAIHKLSDRKNKPFIAINCAAIPEQLLESELFGYVKGAFTGASANGKTGLIQAANSGTLFLDEIGDMPLVLQAKLLRAIEAREILPLGASSPVQVDIRIISATNQNLGLFIAEGKFREDLFYRLNVIPLTLPPLRERQDDIELLVHYFLHLHTRRLGLVYPGIAPDVVTLLKYHRWPGNLRELSNLMEYLVNVVPSGEVIDSTLLPPNLLNNGKAPERDIAPAEVLHVLADDAGGTALEEMEKQMIREALSRHHNKKQAADELGIGIATLYRKIKKYGLLNV
- a CDS encoding YgeY family selenium metabolism-linked hydrolase, with amino-acid sequence MAKHIPFKLILEKAHHYQADMTRFLRDMVAIPSESCDEKRVVHRIKQEMEKVGFDKVEIDPMGNILGYIGHGPRLVAMDAHIDTVGIGNIKNWEFDPYEGMETDELIGGRGTSDQEGGMASMVYAGKIIKDLGLEDEYTLLVTGTVQEEDCDGLCWQYIIEQSGIRPEFVVSTEPTDCQVYRGQRGRMEIRVDVQGVSCHGSAPERGDNAIFKMGPILNELQDLSQHLAYDEFLGKGTLTVSEIFFTSPSRCAVADSCAVSIDRRLTWGETWEGALDEIRALPAVQKANAVVSMYNYDRPSWTGLVYPTECYFPTWKVEEDHFTVKALVNAYEGLFGKAPVVDKWTFSTNGVSIMGRHGIPVIGFGPGKEPEAHAPNEKTWKSHLVTCAAMYAAIPLSWLATK
- the ygeW gene encoding knotted carbamoyltransferase YgeW produces the protein MKTVNELIKDINSLTSHLHEKDFLLTWEQTPDELKQVLDVAAALKMLRAENIATKVFNSGLGISVFRDNSTRTRFSYASALNLLGLAQQDLDEGKSQIAHGETVRETANMISFCADAIGIRDDMYLGAGNAYMREVGAALDDGYKQGVLPQRPALVNLQCDIDHPTQAMADLAWLREHFGSLENLKGKKIAMTWAYSPSYGKPLSVPQGIIGLMTRFGMDVTLAHPEGYDLIPDVIEVAKSNANASGGSFRQVTSMEEAFKDADIVYPKSWAPYKVMEERTELLRANDHAALKELERQCLEQNAKHKDWHCTEEMMELTRDGEALYMHCLPADISGVSCKEGEVTEGVFEKYRIATYKEASWKPYIIAAMILARKYPKPGVLLEQLLKEAQQRMK